One window of Microcoleus vaginatus PCC 9802 genomic DNA carries:
- a CDS encoding Crp/Fnr family transcriptional regulator: MKATVEQLAKIGIFASLNPTELERLQEHTAIRTYRQGEVVMYEGDRIPEKLYTLLSGSLRVAKTAAAGKETILRTLFQGDIFAAPALLGKGIAPATVTAETEVEVLTTEREVLLAAIRENPEIALRILAVFNQRLQQLHDTVHGLVSERAIVRLARFIHYFGVEQGTKIANNSVCLEKHFPYYQIARSIGITYEECVRLFKKLKPFVSYSRGGKITVLDWKKLEDIASGEEID, translated from the coding sequence ATGAAAGCAACTGTTGAGCAACTGGCTAAAATTGGAATATTTGCCAGCTTAAACCCAACTGAATTAGAGCGATTGCAAGAACACACAGCAATTCGGACTTACCGACAGGGAGAAGTTGTGATGTATGAGGGCGATCGCATCCCCGAAAAATTATACACTCTTTTGAGCGGTTCTCTGCGGGTTGCAAAAACAGCGGCGGCGGGCAAAGAAACAATTCTCCGCACTTTATTTCAGGGAGATATTTTTGCCGCACCTGCTTTGCTAGGCAAGGGCATTGCCCCCGCAACGGTGACAGCAGAAACTGAGGTGGAAGTTCTTACCACAGAACGGGAAGTTTTGCTAGCAGCAATTCGGGAAAATCCCGAGATTGCTTTGCGAATATTGGCGGTTTTCAACCAGCGGTTGCAGCAACTGCACGATACCGTGCACGGTTTGGTGTCGGAAAGGGCGATCGTGCGGCTGGCCCGATTTATTCATTACTTTGGCGTCGAGCAAGGTACGAAGATTGCGAATAATAGTGTATGTTTAGAAAAACATTTTCCCTACTATCAAATTGCTCGCAGTATTGGAATTACCTACGAAGAATGCGTGCGGTTGTTTAAGAAACTCAAGCCGTTTGTATCCTACAGTCGAGGCGGTAAAATTACTGTATTGGACTGGAAAAAATTGGAGGATATCGCCTCTGGAGAGGAAATAGATTAA
- a CDS encoding thiazole synthase, which translates to MFGYPVDTATKSLDKPLVIAGKTFHSRLMTGTGKYRSIAEMQQSVNASRCEIVTVAVRRVQTNAPGHEGLAEALDWTKIWMLPNTAGCQTADEAIRVARLGREMAKLLGQEDNNFVKLEVIPDAKYLLPDPIGTLEAAEQLVKEGFAVLPYINADPLLAKRLEEVGCVTVMPLGSPIGSGQGINNAANIQIIIDTVNVPVVVDAGIGTPSEAARAMEMGADALLINSAIANAQNSPAMAKAMGMAAEAGRLAYLAGRMPIKDYAIASSPQTGTVTSK; encoded by the coding sequence ATTTTTGGCTATCCAGTAGATACAGCCACTAAATCTTTAGACAAACCTCTGGTTATTGCCGGCAAAACTTTTCATTCTCGTTTGATGACGGGTACGGGAAAATATCGCAGCATTGCAGAAATGCAGCAAAGTGTCAACGCTAGTAGGTGCGAAATTGTGACTGTAGCTGTGCGGCGAGTGCAAACAAATGCTCCCGGTCATGAAGGATTGGCAGAAGCTCTTGATTGGACTAAAATTTGGATGCTGCCAAATACTGCCGGTTGTCAAACTGCCGATGAGGCGATTAGAGTAGCTCGTTTGGGCCGGGAAATGGCGAAGCTTTTAGGGCAAGAAGACAATAATTTTGTCAAATTAGAAGTGATTCCTGATGCTAAATATTTGCTGCCAGATCCGATCGGCACTTTGGAAGCTGCAGAACAATTAGTCAAAGAAGGTTTTGCCGTTTTGCCCTACATCAATGCCGATCCCTTGCTGGCAAAACGCCTAGAAGAAGTCGGTTGTGTGACAGTCATGCCTTTAGGTTCGCCCATCGGTTCAGGACAAGGGATCAACAATGCCGCCAACATTCAAATAATTATTGACACGGTAAATGTTCCTGTGGTTGTCGATGCGGGTATCGGAACTCCCAGCGAAGCGGCGCGAGCAATGGAAATGGGAGCCGATGCACTGTTGATTAATTCCGCGATCGCCAATGCCCAAAATTCCCCGGCAATGGCAAAAGCAATGGGAATGGCAGCAGAAGCGGGGCGGCTGGCGTACTTAGCAGGAAGAATGCCGATCAAAGATTACGCGATCGCCTCTTCCCCCCAAACAGGCACTGTTACCTCCAAATAA
- the hemG gene encoding protoporphyrinogen oxidase gives MELLDTLIVGAGISGLSLAHALHKEATSPSSLKILVAESQGRVGGNITTVTAEGFLWEEGPNSFSPTPELMKLAVDVGLKQELIFADRKLPRFVYWQNKLQPVPMTPPAMIQSQLLSFPGKLRALFGALGFVAPAIGSGLSQQGDEETVSQFFRRHLGTEVMQRLVEPFVSGVYAGDPQQLSAAAAFGRVTKMADVGGGLMAGALLSARKRPKQMPADPNVPSTRPGELGSFKQGLKALPEAIAAQLGDRVKVNWHLTRLQRTERETYIAVFSTPDGQQEVEARTVVLTTPAYITAELLQPLQPKVSSALQAFTYPTVACVVLAYPQSDVKDKLVGFGNLIPRGQGIRTLGTIWTSSLFADRAPAGWQTLSSYIGGATDSEIGNLDSEQIVREVHRDLSRILLKPDVPQPKVLAVNVWKRAIPQYNLGHFDRLQQIDEGLKSLPGVYLCSNYVGGVALGDCVRRGFERAREVGEYLQNKQSDTRSI, from the coding sequence ATGGAACTATTAGATACCTTGATTGTGGGTGCGGGTATTAGCGGTTTGAGTTTGGCGCACGCACTTCACAAGGAAGCAACGAGTCCATCCTCGCTGAAGATTTTAGTCGCTGAGAGTCAAGGACGTGTGGGCGGGAACATCACCACTGTGACAGCGGAAGGGTTTCTCTGGGAGGAGGGCCCGAACAGTTTTTCGCCGACGCCAGAATTGATGAAGTTGGCTGTGGATGTGGGATTGAAGCAGGAGTTGATTTTTGCCGATCGCAAATTGCCTCGTTTTGTTTATTGGCAAAATAAGCTGCAACCGGTGCCGATGACTCCACCGGCGATGATTCAGTCTCAGTTGCTGAGTTTTCCAGGGAAACTGCGGGCGTTGTTCGGGGCTTTGGGGTTTGTCGCGCCGGCAATCGGTTCTGGACTTTCGCAGCAGGGTGACGAGGAAACTGTTTCTCAATTTTTCCGCCGTCATCTCGGTACGGAAGTGATGCAGCGGTTGGTGGAACCTTTTGTTTCGGGGGTTTATGCCGGCGATCCGCAACAACTTAGCGCGGCGGCGGCTTTCGGCCGGGTAACGAAGATGGCTGATGTTGGTGGCGGGCTGATGGCGGGGGCGCTGCTTTCTGCTAGGAAAAGACCGAAGCAAATGCCTGCAGACCCGAATGTTCCGTCTACTAGACCGGGGGAGTTGGGTTCGTTCAAACAGGGGTTGAAGGCTCTGCCAGAGGCGATCGCTGCTCAATTGGGCGATCGAGTGAAAGTCAACTGGCACTTGACTCGCCTCCAGCGTACAGAACGCGAAACTTACATTGCTGTATTCTCGACGCCCGACGGACAGCAGGAAGTTGAGGCGCGCACCGTGGTTTTGACAACGCCGGCTTACATTACAGCCGAGTTGTTACAGCCTCTGCAACCGAAAGTTAGCAGTGCTTTACAAGCTTTTACTTATCCTACGGTTGCCTGCGTTGTCTTAGCATATCCGCAGTCTGATGTCAAGGATAAATTAGTAGGTTTTGGAAATTTAATTCCGAGGGGGCAGGGAATTCGCACTCTGGGGACGATTTGGACATCGAGTTTATTTGCCGATCGCGCGCCTGCAGGGTGGCAAACTCTCAGCAGTTACATCGGCGGGGCTACTGATTCGGAAATTGGCAATCTCGACTCAGAACAAATCGTTCGCGAGGTGCACCGAGATTTGTCTCGGATTTTGCTGAAACCAGATGTGCCACAGCCAAAAGTTTTAGCGGTGAATGTGTGGAAGCGGGCGATTCCTCAGTACAATTTGGGGCATTTCGATCGCCTGCAACAAATCGATGAGGGCTTAAAGTCTTTGCCTGGGGTGTATTTGTGCAGCAACTACGTTGGCGGAGTGGCTTTGGGAGATTGCGTGCGAAGGGGTTTTGAGCGTGCACGAGAAGTGGGCGAGTATTTGCAGAACAAACAATCAGATACTCGATCGATCTGA
- a CDS encoding PAS domain S-box protein translates to MQEVINSFQSFFSNSVDAFLECDRQQKYLSINPVAAAWMGLEPTEIVNQTNQELLKLYPNNAAVKSIISQIDSCLQQVFITGEKRLAIHEVTAADGGIKIYETAYTPAVDASSKQMRVLGIGRDITRHYRWQQQKAQQLRRSNHLLWLNAANSPLAMVGWDEDFRIVQWSKRAEEIFGWTSDDMMGKHFGDLALVCQEDREAISAIELELATGNGNTSINRNYTKSGQVIWCRWFNSIIGSGDTFTVLSLVEDITDRKRLEAEKAQASRLTAMVADVGIALTKHPQDILLPCCEAMVRNLDVASAEIWTFNSQHNLWQLQAASGIYSRTEDRASFIESKVNSIAKQQKPEFDCGFELNNFGFPEEESAKSKEVHSSEVAIINTSQKPTNCPIPKQILTFAGYPLIVEERLVGVMVIISRQPLTAPFQETLASVADVIALGIERKRAEAELKSARGFFDSVVENLPVGVFAKDASSLKFVLWNKAGETIAGVTSQEAIGKNDYDIYPKEQADVFTAQDREILTADHNQPTVKDIAEEPIQTRHKGMRILHTRKVPILDAAGRPQYVLGITEDITERRQVDESVRLYDQIVENMQIGLYVYHLENIDDDSTLRAIASNPAATLFTGLEMADVLGMTIDEIFPHLRSKNIPQAFASVIRTQKAVELEDIDCDEGGRITRAFSIKAFPLPNNCVGVALENITARKCLELQLQASLEKTERSEQLLRTVIDKTSDWIFAKDKNFRYILANRSFAQAIGKTVEEIIGKCDLELGFSEDIVFGNSAQNIRGFRTDDSAVLAGDIIHNPCDAATIADGSVHIFDTQKLPLRDAEGNVFAVLAFAHDITGRHESEAALRRSESRFRSLVANIPGVVYRWKCDFSTNFISDAVYLLTGYPAADFIWLMERIGRTFASIIYPQDLAKVEATIRQGIENKESYNLEYRLLAADGTVKWVWDKGSPVFDADGNVCYLDGVIFDISDRYCAQEALRQKTSELESVFLALPDLYFRLNADGIILDCLSGNSSDLYLSPEYFVGKRMTDILPTNAASEFEMAMLEVSEKRTPINIEYSLPMPAGEETYEARLLPFNSNQAIAIARNITKRKQAEAQLKHKNRQLEQTLKQLGRTQAQLIQAEKMSGLGQLVAGIAHEINNPVSFIYGNITYASEYAKNLLALCSLYQTHYPKPVAVIAEFAEEIEVEFMKEDFPHLLNSIQNGADRIRQIVLSLRNFSRLEESDIKRVDIHEGIDSALLILQHKIKENGRNRQIEIVKEYGKLPPIQCYVGQLNQVFMNILNNAIDALADVRHRKLDLASYSEEEGQDFPTLPLSCDALPWIRIRTEVLKNNRVAIVISDNGSGMAESVKSRVFDPFFTTKPVGKGTGLGLSISYQIVVERHGGTLRCISAPGEGTEFAIEIPIRQR, encoded by the coding sequence ATGCAGGAAGTTATCAACTCGTTTCAGTCTTTTTTCTCTAACTCTGTTGATGCTTTCCTAGAGTGCGATCGACAGCAAAAGTACCTATCGATCAATCCTGTCGCTGCTGCTTGGATGGGATTGGAGCCTACTGAAATAGTCAACCAAACTAATCAGGAATTATTAAAATTATATCCCAATAATGCTGCTGTCAAAAGTATAATTTCGCAGATTGATTCTTGCCTGCAACAAGTATTTATAACCGGGGAAAAACGGCTGGCAATTCATGAGGTGACGGCGGCAGACGGCGGGATTAAAATTTACGAAACAGCTTACACGCCAGCGGTGGATGCCTCTAGCAAGCAGATGCGGGTTTTGGGCATCGGTAGAGATATCACGAGGCACTACCGCTGGCAGCAGCAGAAAGCTCAACAGTTACGCCGATCGAACCATTTACTGTGGTTAAATGCAGCTAACAGTCCGCTGGCAATGGTAGGCTGGGATGAAGATTTTCGGATCGTTCAGTGGTCGAAACGCGCCGAGGAAATCTTTGGCTGGACATCCGATGATATGATGGGCAAGCACTTCGGCGATTTGGCTTTGGTTTGCCAGGAAGATAGAGAGGCTATAAGCGCGATCGAGCTTGAACTAGCCACTGGCAACGGCAATACTTCAATTAACCGCAACTATACTAAAAGCGGACAGGTAATTTGGTGTCGCTGGTTCAACTCGATTATTGGCAGCGGCGACACTTTTACTGTGCTTTCTTTGGTGGAAGATATCACGGATCGCAAACGATTGGAAGCAGAAAAAGCCCAAGCTTCTCGCCTCACAGCAATGGTAGCCGATGTGGGTATTGCCCTCACCAAACACCCTCAAGATATCCTGCTTCCCTGCTGCGAGGCAATGGTGCGGAATCTTGATGTCGCTTCTGCTGAAATTTGGACTTTCAACTCTCAACATAATCTTTGGCAATTGCAAGCAGCCTCGGGAATATACAGTCGCACAGAGGATCGGGCTAGCTTTATTGAAAGTAAGGTTAACTCGATCGCCAAACAGCAAAAACCGGAATTTGACTGCGGATTTGAACTGAATAATTTTGGGTTCCCAGAGGAAGAATCCGCGAAATCAAAAGAGGTACACAGTTCCGAAGTAGCGATTATCAACACCAGCCAAAAGCCGACAAATTGCCCAATACCGAAGCAAATTCTCACCTTCGCCGGCTACCCTTTGATAGTCGAAGAACGGCTGGTGGGAGTCATGGTAATTATCAGCCGCCAGCCCCTGACAGCACCTTTTCAGGAAACTTTAGCATCGGTTGCTGATGTCATCGCTTTAGGCATCGAACGCAAGCGTGCAGAAGCTGAATTAAAATCAGCTAGAGGTTTCTTCGATTCCGTAGTAGAAAATCTGCCGGTGGGAGTTTTTGCTAAAGATGCTTCTTCGCTGAAATTTGTGCTGTGGAATAAAGCGGGAGAAACGATCGCAGGTGTTACCTCTCAAGAGGCGATCGGCAAAAATGACTACGATATTTACCCCAAAGAGCAAGCTGATGTTTTCACGGCTCAAGACAGGGAAATATTGACCGCCGATCACAACCAACCTACTGTTAAAGACATAGCCGAAGAGCCGATCCAAACTCGCCACAAAGGTATGAGAATACTGCACACCCGCAAAGTGCCAATTCTCGACGCCGCAGGCCGTCCTCAGTACGTTTTGGGGATTACTGAAGATATTACCGAACGCAGGCAGGTAGACGAAAGCGTCCGCCTCTACGACCAAATTGTCGAGAATATGCAAATTGGTTTGTACGTCTATCATTTAGAAAATATAGACGATGACAGCACTCTCAGGGCGATCGCATCGAATCCCGCGGCTACCCTGTTTACCGGATTAGAAATGGCTGATGTTCTGGGAATGACAATCGACGAGATTTTTCCCCACCTGCGCTCGAAAAACATTCCCCAAGCATTTGCTTCGGTAATTCGCACCCAGAAAGCCGTAGAACTTGAAGATATTGACTGCGATGAAGGCGGCCGAATAACTCGCGCTTTTTCTATTAAAGCTTTTCCATTACCCAACAACTGCGTCGGTGTTGCTTTGGAAAACATTACTGCTCGCAAGTGCCTGGAATTACAACTGCAGGCATCTTTGGAAAAAACCGAACGTTCCGAACAACTTCTACGCACAGTAATAGACAAAACCAGCGACTGGATTTTTGCCAAAGACAAAAATTTTCGCTATATTTTGGCAAACAGGAGTTTCGCTCAAGCGATCGGCAAAACAGTCGAAGAAATAATTGGCAAATGCGATTTAGAATTAGGATTTTCCGAAGATATAGTGTTTGGGAATTCCGCCCAAAATATCCGAGGCTTCCGCACAGACGACTCTGCTGTACTGGCCGGGGACATCATCCACAATCCCTGCGATGCGGCAACCATTGCTGACGGTTCAGTACATATTTTTGATACCCAAAAACTTCCCCTGCGCGACGCTGAAGGTAATGTATTTGCAGTGCTAGCTTTCGCTCACGATATTACCGGACGACATGAATCGGAAGCAGCTTTGCGTAGAAGTGAATCAAGATTTAGGTCTTTGGTAGCTAATATTCCCGGAGTGGTTTATCGCTGGAAGTGCGATTTTTCGACTAATTTTATTAGCGATGCCGTTTACTTATTAACCGGCTACCCTGCGGCAGATTTTATTTGGCTTATGGAGAGGATAGGCCGGACTTTTGCTAGCATTATTTACCCCCAAGATTTGGCAAAAGTAGAAGCAACTATTCGGCAAGGCATAGAAAACAAAGAGTCTTATAACTTGGAATACCGCTTGCTAGCAGCAGACGGCACGGTTAAATGGGTGTGGGATAAAGGTTCTCCTGTGTTCGACGCAGATGGAAACGTTTGCTATTTGGACGGGGTGATTTTTGATATTAGCGATCGCTACTGCGCCCAAGAAGCATTGCGCCAAAAAACTTCCGAGTTGGAATCTGTTTTCCTGGCCTTGCCAGATTTGTATTTCCGTCTCAACGCTGACGGCATTATTTTGGATTGCTTGTCAGGAAATTCCTCGGATTTGTACCTGAGTCCCGAGTATTTTGTGGGCAAACGAATGACCGATATCTTGCCGACAAACGCCGCCAGCGAATTCGAGATGGCAATGCTTGAAGTTTCCGAAAAACGAACTCCAATTAATATCGAGTATTCGCTACCTATGCCGGCAGGAGAAGAAACTTATGAAGCGAGATTGCTGCCTTTTAACTCGAATCAAGCGATCGCTATCGCCCGTAATATTACCAAGCGCAAACAAGCCGAAGCTCAATTAAAACATAAAAATCGCCAGCTAGAGCAAACATTGAAACAATTAGGCAGGACTCAAGCTCAACTAATTCAAGCGGAAAAAATGTCGGGTTTGGGACAGCTAGTCGCGGGAATTGCTCACGAAATCAATAATCCTGTCAGTTTTATTTACGGTAATATCACTTACGCTAGTGAGTATGCCAAAAACTTGCTGGCACTGTGCAGTTTGTACCAAACACATTACCCGAAACCTGTTGCTGTTATCGCAGAGTTTGCTGAAGAAATAGAAGTGGAATTTATGAAAGAGGATTTCCCGCACCTCCTGAATTCAATTCAAAATGGAGCCGATCGCATTCGCCAAATTGTTCTGTCTTTACGCAACTTTTCCCGGCTGGAAGAATCAGATATCAAGCGTGTTGATATCCACGAAGGCATAGACAGCGCTCTGTTAATTTTACAACACAAAATTAAAGAAAATGGCAGGAATCGCCAGATTGAAATAGTTAAAGAATATGGAAAATTGCCGCCGATACAGTGCTACGTTGGACAGTTAAATCAAGTTTTTATGAATATTTTAAATAATGCTATTGATGCTTTAGCGGATGTCAGGCATAGGAAGTTAGACTTGGCGAGTTATTCGGAAGAGGAAGGGCAAGATTTTCCGACTTTACCTTTAAGTTGCGACGCATTGCCTTGGATTCGGATTCGCACGGAGGTGTTGAAGAACAATCGGGTTGCGATCGTAATTTCAGATAACGGATCGGGAATGGCAGAGTCTGTTAAATCTCGGGTATTTGACCCGTTTTTTACTACTAAACCCGTAGGTAAAGGTACAGGTTTGGGACTGTCTATATCTTATCAGATTGTGGTGGAAAGACACGGGGGAACGCTGCGGTGCATTTCCGCGCCGGGAGAGGGAACTGAATTTGCGATCGAGATTCCCATTCGGCAGAGGTAA
- a CDS encoding DNA-binding response regulator has product MAPVKILVVDDDPAIRNLIHRFLSQQGYQVESGEDGQTGLELFEQLNPDLVVLDVNLPDTTGYKLCQEMQRRTGVFVLMLTARTDEADKMKGFAEGADDYITKPFSLVEIGARVAAILKRKRIVTPAEQQTLTFGELLIDPVRREVILGTQIVALTALEFDLLYCLASKPGRVWRRSELLHEVWDYEYVGADRVVDVHIGQIRRKIEPDANQISMIQTVRGVGYKFEPTT; this is encoded by the coding sequence ATGGCCCCTGTAAAAATCCTTGTGGTTGATGACGACCCGGCAATCCGAAATTTAATTCACCGTTTTTTGAGCCAGCAAGGTTATCAAGTTGAGTCTGGCGAGGACGGTCAGACTGGTCTGGAATTATTTGAGCAACTCAATCCTGACTTAGTAGTTCTAGATGTAAATTTACCTGATACAACTGGCTACAAACTGTGTCAAGAAATGCAAAGACGCACGGGCGTGTTTGTGTTGATGCTGACTGCCCGAACCGATGAAGCTGACAAAATGAAAGGGTTTGCCGAAGGTGCTGACGACTACATTACTAAACCTTTTAGTCTTGTAGAGATTGGAGCTCGCGTTGCAGCAATTTTGAAGCGCAAACGCATTGTTACTCCCGCCGAACAACAAACTCTTACTTTTGGAGAGCTACTAATAGATCCGGTTCGCCGCGAGGTAATTCTCGGCACTCAGATAGTTGCTTTGACTGCTTTAGAATTCGACCTGCTGTACTGTTTGGCAAGCAAACCCGGTCGCGTGTGGAGGCGATCAGAATTGCTGCATGAAGTGTGGGACTACGAGTATGTAGGAGCCGATCGCGTGGTGGATGTCCATATCGGTCAAATTCGCCGCAAAATTGAACCAGATGCCAATCAAATTTCGATGATTCAAACCGTCAGGGGGGTGGGTTACAAATTTGAACCCACAACCTAG
- a CDS encoding tetratricopeptide repeat protein: MSIPSQKVSSSNKLIYQRLKQAIDLNLRRQIFIAACDDLCLRDCLAARLHTELAAESAGSDPRSPINYPRFVSLELDLSDPNPWGSIAAWLTQHPPPQNRGSYSPLPGFQILGAEHLTRQSAAVQWSFLSYLRDIEANLQMCESTLLLWVSRPWLSSIEQSAPEFWHWRTGVFEFEGEPTPAKGDFGHFDDFGNSGDLRNLRDNRDFGNQLLIPSLSGQSPIPDEQSPIPDQQSPISSPPSPAPDSKSVQLTEDEQSPISHPSSPAPDSKSVQLADLVLAAASEELEAENNATSEDNFLPLQTLQYIELLQEHQCSCEALALAYHSLGNYYRDRILGGDVSEQNLTIAIRAIEQVIAYLEVDTNSQPNQPLTDECARLIAQLTQNLTQYAQESNSLPPISDLLNDLGTLYWMLSRDRTNALNASDPVSSLERSIALYLEGLNRTDGETVPQTRVRLNKNLGIASADLARYRDKTENLQHAVAAYQQALLDLDPAVEPQQYAAAQNNLATAYWNLAQDGEPIVYLKSAIAAYTQALSCYSPEREPLNYAGVQNNLGTACWNLAQHEPSEPLLVRAISAYREALKYRTRELVPAAAAATYNNLGTAYWHLANQFQQKQARTESLQQAITAYETALDIAGELDRTQLTFDALAARNNLGLAHYQLATDPDFATNKVAQTSHLEAALHHQLQVCAEWGQYLNDKGLTYGDKLNLQAAANSQAADSRQTALSYIVKTIRAFYSECGLPGQNLALSKVPGDLLPEILRRL, encoded by the coding sequence ATGTCTATTCCTTCCCAAAAAGTTTCTAGCTCGAACAAGCTGATCTACCAACGCTTGAAACAGGCGATCGACCTCAATTTACGCCGTCAAATTTTTATTGCCGCCTGTGACGACTTGTGCTTGCGGGACTGTCTGGCAGCCCGCTTGCACACAGAATTAGCCGCAGAGAGCGCAGGCTCAGATCCTCGCTCCCCGATCAACTACCCCCGATTTGTCAGTTTGGAACTCGACTTGAGCGATCCAAATCCTTGGGGTTCGATCGCCGCGTGGCTGACCCAACACCCACCGCCGCAAAACAGGGGCAGCTACAGCCCTTTGCCGGGATTTCAAATTCTTGGGGCAGAACACCTGACCAGGCAGTCAGCAGCAGTGCAGTGGTCGTTCCTGAGCTATTTGAGAGACATCGAAGCAAACCTGCAAATGTGCGAGTCTACTCTGTTGCTGTGGGTGTCGCGCCCCTGGCTAAGTTCGATCGAGCAATCGGCCCCGGAATTTTGGCACTGGCGAACCGGAGTATTTGAGTTTGAAGGCGAACCAACTCCAGCTAAGGGAGACTTCGGGCACTTTGATGACTTCGGGAACTCCGGAGACTTGCGAAACTTACGGGACAACAGAGACTTTGGCAACCAACTTTTAATACCTTCTTTGTCTGGACAATCCCCCATTCCCGACGAACAATCCCCAATTCCCGATCAACAATCCCCAATTTCCTCTCCCCCTTCCCCAGCGCCAGATTCTAAATCCGTCCAACTCACAGAGGACGAACAATCCCCAATTTCCCATCCCTCGTCCCCAGCGCCAGATTCTAAATCCGTCCAACTGGCAGATTTGGTGCTAGCAGCGGCTTCTGAGGAGTTGGAAGCAGAAAATAATGCCACATCGGAGGACAATTTTCTGCCGCTGCAAACTCTGCAATACATCGAACTGCTGCAAGAACATCAGTGTTCTTGCGAAGCCTTGGCTTTGGCTTATCACAGTTTGGGGAATTACTACCGCGATCGCATTCTGGGCGGAGACGTTTCAGAGCAAAACCTGACAATCGCCATTCGCGCGATCGAACAAGTGATTGCGTATCTCGAAGTTGACACCAACTCGCAGCCAAATCAACCACTAACTGATGAATGCGCGCGGCTGATTGCCCAATTGACACAAAATTTAACTCAGTACGCCCAGGAGTCCAACAGCCTACCGCCAATTTCCGATCTGCTCAACGATCTCGGCACTCTCTACTGGATGCTATCGCGCGATCGCACCAATGCCCTCAACGCCTCAGATCCAGTATCCAGCCTTGAACGCAGCATCGCCCTCTACCTTGAAGGTTTGAACCGAACAGATGGCGAAACCGTACCCCAAACCCGCGTTAGATTAAACAAAAATTTGGGAATCGCCTCGGCCGATTTAGCCCGCTACCGAGACAAGACAGAGAACTTGCAGCACGCAGTTGCAGCTTACCAACAAGCGCTGCTGGATCTAGACCCCGCCGTGGAGCCCCAGCAGTACGCTGCTGCTCAGAATAATTTGGCGACAGCATACTGGAATTTAGCCCAAGATGGTGAGCCGATCGTATATCTCAAAAGCGCGATCGCAGCTTACACCCAAGCCCTCTCCTGCTACAGTCCCGAACGAGAACCCCTCAACTATGCCGGAGTGCAAAACAACCTGGGTACCGCCTGCTGGAACCTCGCCCAGCACGAACCCTCAGAACCCCTGCTAGTCAGGGCGATTTCCGCCTACCGCGAAGCATTGAAATACCGCACCCGAGAATTAGTACCCGCAGCAGCAGCCGCCACCTACAATAATCTCGGTACCGCTTATTGGCATTTGGCGAACCAGTTTCAGCAGAAACAGGCGCGGACGGAATCATTGCAGCAGGCGATTACCGCCTACGAAACCGCCCTGGATATCGCCGGAGAGCTCGATCGAACCCAACTCACCTTTGACGCCTTGGCCGCCCGCAACAATCTCGGACTAGCCCACTATCAACTAGCCACCGACCCCGATTTCGCCACTAATAAAGTCGCCCAGACAAGCCATCTAGAAGCAGCACTGCACCACCAGTTGCAAGTGTGTGCCGAATGGGGACAATATCTCAATGACAAAGGGTTAACATATGGGGATAAACTCAACTTGCAAGCCGCGGCAAACTCCCAAGCTGCTGATTCCCGGCAAACAGCATTGAGCTATATTGTCAAAACGATTAGAGCTTTCTATAGTGAATGTGGGCTGCCAGGCCAAAATTTAGCCTTATCCAAAGTTCCTGGAGATTTATTGCCTGAAATTTTGCGTAGGTTATAA
- a CDS encoding ssl1498 family light-harvesting-like protein produces MPYIKDDDGRLNNFAKEPKMYGAEPPNQNQQRNYLIMGIAAVMLVAGLVFVAASV; encoded by the coding sequence ATGCCTTACATCAAAGATGACGATGGACGCCTGAACAACTTTGCTAAAGAGCCGAAAATGTACGGCGCCGAACCTCCCAACCAGAACCAGCAGCGGAACTATCTCATCATGGGTATTGCTGCAGTCATGTTGGTCGCGGGTTTGGTGTTTGTGGCTGCTTCCGTCTAA